The following are encoded together in the Falsiruegeria litorea R37 genome:
- a CDS encoding tetratricopeptide repeat protein: MRVLLALTIALPGYAFAAGGNGDGGTTWTNPPEPSETTKTCKGVRVWDEKKKRCVKPKKSSLDTDTLYGAVRELAYAGRYDDAQGVLSAMADQNDDRVLTYWGFTHRKLGQIELANAYYDKAITTNPDNILARSYMGQGFVEQGKLDLAIAQWREIKARGGEGSWAEASLREAIRTGTTYSY, from the coding sequence ATGCGTGTTCTTCTTGCCTTGACCATCGCCCTGCCCGGATATGCTTTTGCCGCTGGCGGCAATGGCGACGGAGGCACCACATGGACCAACCCGCCAGAGCCGTCTGAGACCACCAAGACCTGCAAGGGGGTGCGCGTCTGGGACGAGAAAAAGAAGCGTTGTGTGAAACCCAAGAAATCGTCGCTGGACACCGACACGCTGTATGGCGCGGTGCGCGAGCTGGCTTATGCGGGTCGGTATGACGACGCACAGGGCGTCCTGTCGGCAATGGCTGATCAAAACGACGACCGCGTGTTGACCTATTGGGGCTTCACCCACCGCAAGCTGGGTCAGATCGAACTGGCCAATGCCTATTACGACAAAGCGATCACCACCAACCCCGACAACATTCTGGCGCGCAGCTACATGGGCCAAGGCTTTGTCGAACAAGGGAAACTTGATCTGGCGATTGCCCAATGGCGTGAGATCAAGGCCCGTGGTGGCGAAGGATCCTGGGCCGAAGCCTCGCTGCGCGAAGCAATCCGTACAGGAACCACATACAGCTACTGA
- the purB gene encoding adenylosuccinate lyase gives MIPRYSRPDMVAIWSPQTKFRIWYEIEAHACDAMADLGVIPKENAEAVWKAKDVEFDVDRIDEIEAVTKHDVIAFLTHLAEHVGSEEARFVHQGMTSSDVLDTCLNVQLVRAADILLEGVDRVLAALKTRAYEHKDTVRVGRSHGIHAEPTTMGLTFARFYAEMDRNKNRLEKARWEIATGAISGAVGTFANIDPAVEDHVCEQLGLRPEPISTQVIPRDRHAMFFATLGVIASSIENIAVEIRHMQRTEVLEGAEFFSMGQKGSSAMPHKKNPVLTENLTGLARLVRMAVVPAMENVALWHERDISHSSVERAIGPDATITLDFALHRLAGVVEKMLIFPDNMLDNMNKFPGLVMSQRVLLALTQAGVSREDAYSMVQRNALKVWEHRVDFREQLLADADVVAALGEDGINEKFDMGYHTKHVDTIFKRVFKD, from the coding sequence ATGATTCCCCGCTATTCCCGCCCCGACATGGTCGCCATCTGGTCGCCCCAGACCAAATTCCGCATCTGGTACGAGATCGAGGCGCACGCCTGTGATGCCATGGCTGATCTGGGCGTGATCCCGAAAGAGAACGCCGAAGCCGTTTGGAAAGCCAAAGATGTCGAGTTCGACGTGGATCGCATCGACGAGATCGAAGCCGTCACCAAACACGACGTCATCGCGTTTCTGACCCACTTGGCCGAGCATGTGGGCAGTGAAGAAGCCCGTTTCGTGCATCAGGGCATGACCAGCTCGGACGTGCTGGACACCTGCCTGAATGTGCAGTTGGTGCGCGCTGCCGACATCCTGCTGGAAGGGGTAGACCGGGTTCTGGCCGCGCTGAAAACCCGCGCGTATGAGCACAAAGACACCGTTCGCGTGGGCCGCAGCCACGGCATCCACGCCGAACCTACCACCATGGGCCTGACATTCGCGCGTTTCTACGCCGAGATGGACCGCAACAAGAACCGTCTGGAAAAAGCCCGCTGGGAAATTGCCACTGGCGCGATCTCGGGCGCGGTTGGCACATTCGCCAATATTGACCCTGCGGTTGAGGATCACGTCTGTGAACAGCTGGGGCTGCGCCCCGAACCGATTTCCACACAGGTGATCCCGCGCGACCGCCACGCGATGTTCTTTGCAACGCTCGGCGTCATCGCCAGCTCGATCGAAAACATCGCCGTTGAAATCCGCCACATGCAGCGCACCGAAGTTCTGGAAGGTGCCGAATTCTTCTCGATGGGTCAAAAGGGCTCGTCGGCGATGCCGCACAAGAAGAACCCGGTTCTGACCGAAAACCTGACCGGCCTCGCCCGTCTGGTGCGTATGGCCGTTGTGCCCGCGATGGAAAACGTGGCGCTTTGGCACGAGCGTGACATCAGCCACAGCTCGGTTGAGCGTGCGATTGGTCCCGACGCCACCATCACGCTGGACTTTGCCCTGCACCGTCTGGCCGGTGTGGTCGAAAAGATGCTGATCTTCCCTGACAACATGCTGGACAACATGAACAAGTTCCCCGGCCTGGTGATGTCGCAGCGTGTGCTGCTGGCCCTGACCCAAGCCGGTGTCAGCCGCGAAGACGCCTATTCCATGGTCCAGCGCAACGCTTTGAAAGTCTGGGAACACCGCGTCGATTTCCGCGAACAGTTGCTGGCGGATGCTGATGTGGTTGCAGCCTTGGGCGAGGACGGCATCAACGAAAAGTTCGACATGGGCTATCACACCAAACATGTCGATACGATTTTCAAGCGTGTTTTCAAAGACTAA